One genomic window of Herpetosiphonaceae bacterium includes the following:
- the dtd gene encoding D-aminoacyl-tRNA deacylase, which yields MRALIQRVTEAHVTVDGAIVGAIGAGYLILLGVGQEDTPGEATQLAEKIVNLRLFSDEAGKFNHSLLDVGGAALVVSQFTLFADTRKGRRPSFVQAAAPEVAVPLIDRFCAALRSQGVDVATGRFGAMMQVHLVNDGPVTVWLDTVDAQRPRRSAHTGTRTNDER from the coding sequence ATGCGCGCACTGATTCAACGAGTTACCGAGGCTCACGTTACGGTCGATGGGGCGATCGTCGGGGCCATCGGCGCGGGCTACCTGATTTTGCTCGGCGTCGGCCAGGAGGACACGCCCGGCGAGGCGACGCAGCTTGCCGAGAAGATCGTCAATCTGCGGCTGTTCTCCGACGAGGCCGGAAAGTTCAACCACTCGCTGCTCGATGTTGGCGGGGCGGCGCTGGTAGTCTCGCAGTTCACCCTCTTTGCCGATACGCGCAAGGGCCGCCGCCCGTCGTTTGTGCAGGCCGCCGCGCCCGAGGTTGCCGTGCCGCTGATCGATCGCTTCTGTGCGGCGCTCCGCAGCCAGGGTGTGGACGTGGCGACCGGCAGATTCGGGGCGATGATGCAGGTCCACCTCGTCAACGACGGCCCCGTGACGGTCTGGCTCGATACCGTCGATGCGCAGCGTCCACGTCGCAGCGCGCATACGGGCACGCGCACCAACGATGAGCGCTGA
- a CDS encoding maleylpyruvate isomerase N-terminal domain-containing protein produces the protein MDEQMTKAALLAALRAKRAAWDAVLAEVPEALMDEPGVAGEWAVKDIIAHLTYHERWYADRMHEVLRGESYVPNEMDRMDFDERNDRIYQQNRHRPAAEVLAESRQVFQRLIEATEAHAEEFLTQPQQFQGAPGPVIIWKMLRGDVYEHYGQHIPSIQRWLAARNG, from the coding sequence ATGGACGAGCAGATGACCAAGGCCGCACTCCTCGCAGCGCTGCGCGCGAAACGTGCAGCGTGGGATGCTGTGCTGGCAGAAGTTCCTGAGGCGCTCATGGACGAGCCGGGTGTCGCCGGGGAGTGGGCGGTCAAAGACATCATCGCGCATCTCACCTACCACGAGCGCTGGTATGCGGATCGGATGCACGAGGTGCTGCGCGGTGAGAGCTATGTCCCGAACGAGATGGATCGCATGGACTTCGACGAGCGCAACGACCGCATCTATCAGCAGAACCGGCACCGTCCCGCAGCAGAGGTGCTGGCCGAATCGCGGCAGGTCTTTCAGCGGCTTATCGAGGCGACGGAAGCACACGCCGAGGAATTTTTGACCCAGCCGCAGCAGTTCCAGGGCGCGCCAGGGCCGGTGATCATCTGGAAGATGCTGCGCGGCGATGTGTATGAGCACTACGGGCAGCACATCCCGTCGATTCAGCGCTGGCTGGCCGCTCGCAACGGT